The Microbacterium paraoxydans genome includes a window with the following:
- the folB gene encoding dihydroneopterin aldolase yields the protein MDFLDEIVLTGLTVFGHHGVYPHERENGQEFTVDLRLRLSLEQAAASDDVADTVHYGELAERVAAVVAGEPVNLIETLAERIADVALGDRRVQQVTVTVHKPQAPIALTFSDVAVTVHRTRAPESLEDITT from the coding sequence ATGGACTTCCTCGACGAGATCGTGCTGACAGGGCTGACCGTGTTCGGCCACCACGGCGTCTACCCGCACGAGCGGGAGAACGGACAGGAGTTCACGGTCGACCTCCGGCTGCGGCTCTCCCTCGAACAGGCCGCCGCGTCCGACGATGTGGCCGACACCGTGCACTACGGCGAGCTCGCGGAGCGGGTGGCCGCCGTCGTCGCGGGGGAGCCGGTGAACCTCATCGAGACCCTGGCCGAGCGGATCGCGGACGTCGCCCTCGGTGACCGCCGCGTGCAGCAGGTGACCGTCACAGTGCACAAGCCGCAGGCGCCGATCGCCCTCACCTTCAGCGACGTGGCTGTGACGGTCCATCGGACGCGGGCTCCGGAGTCGCTGGAGGACATCACCACATGA
- the folP gene encoding dihydropteroate synthase — MTGIWGIVNVTPDSFSDGGRYLDADRAVAHGLRLRAEGASVLDVGGESTRPGAERVGVDEEQRRVLPVVEQLTAAGAVVSIDTLNASTAAAAVRAGARIVNDVSGGLADPDMRAAVAESGADFAIGHWRGFSADMYANADYRRVAREVAGELRERIGEAAAAGIAPSRLIVDPGIGFAKAGAQNWDVLRGLDEIVGLGFRVLVGTSRKRFLADVLQEAAPGGDGVSEERRDLATAVTSALAMRAGAWAVRVHDVAATRDALAITRAWEG; from the coding sequence ATGACCGGCATCTGGGGCATCGTCAACGTCACCCCCGACTCGTTCAGCGACGGCGGGCGGTATCTCGACGCAGACCGCGCGGTCGCCCACGGCCTTCGCCTGCGCGCGGAAGGGGCGTCCGTCCTCGACGTCGGGGGCGAGTCGACCCGACCGGGCGCGGAACGCGTCGGGGTGGACGAGGAGCAGCGCCGCGTCCTTCCGGTCGTCGAACAGCTCACGGCGGCCGGCGCCGTCGTCAGCATCGACACCCTCAACGCGTCGACCGCCGCGGCCGCCGTGCGCGCGGGAGCGCGCATCGTCAACGACGTCTCCGGCGGACTGGCCGACCCCGACATGCGCGCCGCGGTGGCGGAGTCGGGTGCCGACTTCGCGATCGGGCACTGGCGGGGCTTCTCCGCCGACATGTACGCGAACGCCGATTACCGCCGCGTCGCCCGAGAGGTGGCCGGCGAACTGCGCGAGCGCATCGGGGAGGCGGCCGCCGCCGGGATCGCGCCCTCCCGCCTGATCGTCGACCCCGGTATCGGGTTCGCCAAGGCCGGTGCTCAGAACTGGGACGTGCTGCGGGGCCTCGACGAGATCGTGGGTCTCGGCTTCCGCGTGCTGGTCGGGACGTCGCGCAAGCGCTTCCTCGCCGACGTGCTGCAGGAGGCTGCCCCGGGCGGTGACGGCGTGTCCGAGGAGCGCCGGGACCTGGCCACCGCGGTGACGAGTGCGCTCGCGATGCGCGCCGGCGCCTGGGCGGTGCGCGTGCACGACGTCGCGGCCACCCGCGACGCCCTCGCGATCACCCGCGCCTGGGAAGGCTGA
- the folE gene encoding GTP cyclohydrolase I, with product MTVDKGRVERLTRELLEAIGEDPDRPGIKQTPSRMAELYAEFFAGVGEDPAEPLAHTISVTRGPAPDTLPSGAVLLRDIRFRSVCEHHLLPFAGHAHIAYLPGEQVVGLGALVRVVEILAARPQVQERLGEQIADTIAENLDARGVLVVLDASHGCVTMRGGRQTEASTLTIAARGVYTDPVARAELVTLIGMTVPGAGTSRA from the coding sequence GTGACCGTCGACAAGGGACGCGTCGAGCGGCTCACCAGGGAACTCCTGGAGGCGATCGGCGAGGACCCCGATCGTCCGGGGATCAAGCAGACGCCCTCGAGGATGGCCGAGCTCTACGCGGAGTTCTTCGCCGGTGTGGGCGAGGATCCCGCCGAGCCACTCGCCCACACGATCAGCGTGACCCGCGGGCCGGCGCCGGACACCCTGCCGTCCGGCGCGGTGCTGCTGCGCGACATCCGCTTCCGCTCGGTGTGCGAGCACCACCTCCTACCTTTCGCAGGGCACGCGCACATCGCCTACCTTCCAGGCGAGCAGGTCGTCGGCCTCGGTGCGCTCGTGCGCGTCGTGGAGATCCTCGCCGCGCGGCCGCAGGTGCAGGAGCGGCTGGGGGAGCAGATCGCCGACACGATCGCCGAGAACCTCGACGCGCGCGGCGTGCTCGTCGTTCTCGATGCCAGCCACGGCTGCGTGACGATGCGGGGCGGGCGGCAGACCGAGGCCTCGACGCTGACCATCGCGGCGCGCGGGGTCTACACGGATCCCGTGGCACGCGCGGAGCTGGTGACCCTGATCGGCATGACCGTGCCGGGGGCCGGGACGTCGCGCGCATGA